The Candidatus Berkiella aquae sequence TGTATATTCTCTAAAACATAATTGCATATAATATAATCAATGCTATTTTCTGATAGATGGGTTTCATAAAGATTACCCAAGTGGTAAGTAATATCTAATTCAGCAGGTTTTTCGTTCTTGGCAATATTAATCATCGTCTCGCTAATATCAATGCCAATCACCCTAGCCCCTCTTTGAGCTAACCGTGTCGCATAAATGCCCGAACCGCAGCCGGCGTCTAATAGCGTTTTGCCAGCCAGATCCTCATTCAATAAAGCTAAAGTTGCTGGTACTTCTAGATATTCGTTAAATAACCGCCCTTTACCAGTTCTCGATTCATGATAAGCTTTACCAAAAGCATTATAGGATTGAGCGACTTCGTTTGCTTCTTGTTTATATTGCTCTTTCTCACTCATTCATTGTTCCATGCATTCAGAATTATGAAATTTTACTAACATATATAATATTCTTAAAAATCCATTGACCTTATAGTTACTATATACCCTATCTTAAACCAAGAGGAAAAATAATGTCCCGGTGGTATGTAAAAGAGTTAAGCAAATTGACGCAGGTGTCGGTGCAAACATTGCATCATTACGATCGCATTGGTTTGCTTAAACCCTCTCTTAGACTTGCCAATGGGTATCGTTTGTACTCTGAGAAAGACTTGTTAACACTACAGAGAATTATCGCATTAAAATTCTTTGGTTTTGAATTGGCACAAATTAAAACGTTACTCAGTACAGATGTTGGCATGATGGAACATTTTTCCGTTCAATCAAAATTACTGGAACAAAAAGCAACTGCATTATTTGAGGCAAGTCAAACACTAAAAAATATTCTTGTAAATTGTGGTCAAGATGAGTCTATTCCTTGGGAAAAAATGATTCAATTAATTGAGGTATATCGTATGACACAGCAACTCGAACAAACATGGGTAGGCAAGATATTAACGCCAGTTGAATTAAAAGAATATGCAATTTTTGAGCATGAATTAAACAAACGATTGACGATTTCTGAAATACAATCGTTTGAGCAGCAATGGGCTGATATCATATTTGAAATCAAAACCAATCTACATAATGACCCTAATAGCGAGATTGGTATCGCTTTGGGCAAACGTTGCATGGACTGGGTCAATGCTTATTACGGTAAAAAGCATGTTGCACTACGAAACGCAATTTGGGAAAAGGGGTTAAAAAGTGGGCAAGCTGAAGAAACCAATGGCTTATCTGTAGAGGGTTCTATCTGGCTTGATAAAGCAATTTCAGCATACTATCGAGACCGTATTCTGCAGCTGCTCAAGCAAATTGAAACACTTCCTCATCTAACACTAATAAAGCAATGGGATGAGTTGCTGATGGATATGCACGGCGATGAGCCAAATCCTCAAAATGAGATTATTGATGAAATCATGCAGGCGAATACGACAAGCCAATTGATTAAAAGTTGGCTTAAAAAATACTCAAAAGTAGCTTTGTGATATTAGGGGTGTCAAGTCGTACTTGATGCCTCTTAAATCTAAGCGACAGCACTTCATTATCATGCTATAAATGTTCTAATCATTTCTTTTGAGGAACATAGACCGTGAGCAATACGTCTCAAAACCATGCTTCGGCCATACTGTCAATTACCAACCTGAATAAGACGTATGCGAGTGGGTTGCATGCCTTAAAAAATATTCATCTCGAGATAAATAAGGGAGAAATTTTTGCACTACTTGGGCCCAATGGCGCAGGTAAAACAACCTTAATTAGCATTATTTGTGGGATCGTTAATCGTACCAATGGAGACATTTATGTCAAAGGGTATGACATTCTGGCAGATTATCGAAAAACGCGTTCCTTAATTGGATTGGTGCCCCAAGAGATAGCAACAGAGTCTTTTGAAACGGTTTGGGATACGGTTAACCATAGCAGAAGCTTATTTGGCAAACCAAGAAATCCAGAATATATTGAAAAATTATTAAAATCATTATTTTTGTGGGAAAAGCGTAAAGAAAAAATAATGACACTTTCTGGTGGAATGAAAAGAAGGCTTATGATTGCAAAAGCGCTTGCACATGAACCTGAAATTTTATTCTTAGATGAGCCAACGGCAGGTGTCGATGTTGAGTTGCGAAGAGCGCTGTGGGGATTGGTTCATCAATTAAAAGCATCTGGCGTCACTATCATTTTAACAACACACTATATTGAAGAAGCCGAAGAGATGGCTGATCGAATTGGTATTATTCATCAAGGTGAGCTTGTATTGACTGATGAAAAAAAGCAGTTGATGAAAAAATTAGGCAAGAAGCAGCTTCATTTGCAACTCAAGCATGCGCTGACCATAATCCCCGAAGGGTTGTCTTCCTTTAATCTTAAGTTAATGGATGAAGGACTCACCTTGATGTATACATTTGATGCACAGAAAAATGATAATCATATTGTGGAATTGATTAATAGCTTAAATGCACAGGGTATTCATTTTTATGATTTGAGTACCACACAAACATCTTTAGAAGATATCTTTGTTCAAATAACGAGTGAAACATGAACTATCGAGGCGTCCTGTCTATTTATCAATTTGAAATGGCTAGAACTTTCAGAACCATCGGGCAAAGTATTGCGGCTCCGGTTTTACTTACCGTATTATATTTTATTGTGTTTGGTTCAGCTTTGGGCAATCAAATCGCTAATATAGATGGCATTGCTTATGGGGCATATATTGTACCTGGCCTTATGATGTTAACGGTACTCTCAGAAAGCGTATCCAATGCGGCCTTCGGTATTTATTTCCCGCGTTTTACAGGCACTATTTACGAAGTATTATCTGCTCCCATTTCTTTTGTGGAAATTATTTTAGGCTATGTGGGTGCAGCAGCAAGCAAATCCATCATGGTCGGTCTTATTATTTTATTAACCTCAAGTTTTTTTGTTGATATCAACATTGTCCATCCGTTTTATATGCTTGGCTTTTTAATATTAACGGCTATTTCTTTTAGTTTACTGGGTTTCATTATTGGCGTATGGGCCAATGGCTTTCAACAGCTGCAAAATATTCCTTTACTCATCATTATGCCTTTATCTTTTTTGGGAGGCAGTTTTTACTCTATTAAAATGCTCCCTCCTTTTTGGCAAAAGGTATCTTTAATTAATCCGGTGGTGTATTTAATCAGCGGCTTTCGTTGGAGCTTTTATGGTTCAGCCGATCTCAATATTGAGATAAGCTTAATTATGATTAGCTTATTTCTAATCGCGTGTTTAGCTATTTTATATTGGATATTCAAAACAGGTTATCGGCTGAAGAGTTAACCGCATAAAAGTTCGAATATTATGCATTTATCGTGTATAGAATAATGTTTATCTTGCTTTTGTGTTATTCGAAGATGATTATCTATAGAATACTTTCGAATAGCATCCAGCTGAGATTT is a genomic window containing:
- a CDS encoding methyltransferase domain-containing protein, with the protein product MSEKEQYKQEANEVAQSYNAFGKAYHESRTGKGRLFNEYLEVPATLALLNEDLAGKTLLDAGCGSGIYATRLAQRGARVIGIDISETMINIAKNEKPAELDITYHLGNLYETHLSENSIDYIICNYVLENIHNLSAVFNEYYRILKPQGECLFSISHPLRAHAIKESKNNIDTWILENYYDKGERISDLGEGLKVKKYKRTISDYLNAGMTSGFLINHFAEPQPIPEGKVSDANAYEMAMRLPQLLLVKMIKL
- a CDS encoding MerR family transcriptional regulator, encoding MSRWYVKELSKLTQVSVQTLHHYDRIGLLKPSLRLANGYRLYSEKDLLTLQRIIALKFFGFELAQIKTLLSTDVGMMEHFSVQSKLLEQKATALFEASQTLKNILVNCGQDESIPWEKMIQLIEVYRMTQQLEQTWVGKILTPVELKEYAIFEHELNKRLTISEIQSFEQQWADIIFEIKTNLHNDPNSEIGIALGKRCMDWVNAYYGKKHVALRNAIWEKGLKSGQAEETNGLSVEGSIWLDKAISAYYRDRILQLLKQIETLPHLTLIKQWDELLMDMHGDEPNPQNEIIDEIMQANTTSQLIKSWLKKYSKVAL
- a CDS encoding ATP-binding cassette domain-containing protein, whose translation is MSNTSQNHASAILSITNLNKTYASGLHALKNIHLEINKGEIFALLGPNGAGKTTLISIICGIVNRTNGDIYVKGYDILADYRKTRSLIGLVPQEIATESFETVWDTVNHSRSLFGKPRNPEYIEKLLKSLFLWEKRKEKIMTLSGGMKRRLMIAKALAHEPEILFLDEPTAGVDVELRRALWGLVHQLKASGVTIILTTHYIEEAEEMADRIGIIHQGELVLTDEKKQLMKKLGKKQLHLQLKHALTIIPEGLSSFNLKLMDEGLTLMYTFDAQKNDNHIVELINSLNAQGIHFYDLSTTQTSLEDIFVQITSET
- a CDS encoding ABC transporter permease, with the protein product MNYRGVLSIYQFEMARTFRTIGQSIAAPVLLTVLYFIVFGSALGNQIANIDGIAYGAYIVPGLMMLTVLSESVSNAAFGIYFPRFTGTIYEVLSAPISFVEIILGYVGAAASKSIMVGLIILLTSSFFVDINIVHPFYMLGFLILTAISFSLLGFIIGVWANGFQQLQNIPLLIIMPLSFLGGSFYSIKMLPPFWQKVSLINPVVYLISGFRWSFYGSADLNIEISLIMISLFLIACLAILYWIFKTGYRLKS